CCAATGGTTGATGTCACACTGGTAAAAAGAATAACCGGCTTCAATAAAGGTATGGTGATGAAGAAAAACTGCTTAATTGGGCTGACGCCATCAACTCGGGCGGCCTCATAAATCGATTTATCAATATTCTGCATAGCGGAAAGATAAAATATCATATTATAACCCGTCCAACGCCATGTAATGGCAATAATGATGGTCACTTTCGCCCAGAAAGGATCGGATAACCACGGAATCGGATCGTCAATAACATGAATAAACAGCAAGAATGAATTAATCACACCATCCAATTCAAACATGCTCTTGAAAAGAATGGAGTAGGCCACCAGTGAGGTTACACAGGGTAAAAAAATCGCTATTCTAAACCATTGGCGATATTTAAGCTGAGACGAGTTCAAACAAGAAGAAATAGCCAGTGATAATAGAATCATAATGGGGACTTGGATTACCAGAAACGTTAAGGTATTCCAAAGTGCCGTTTTGAACATAGGGTCACTGAATAAACGAATGACATTTCCCAGGCCAACAAATTGTGTCACCACACCACGGCCAGACTGAAAAGAAAGCCACAGTGATTTGAAAATAGGGTATATCGTCATTAAGGCAATTAACCCAACAGCGGTAGCGACAAAAGCCCAGCCGTTGATGTTATAAAGCCTATTCATTTTAGGTTTATACATCATTATCACACCATCGATTTCTGGAGAGAAATACTTGAGGGCTTGCCGCCCTCAAGCTCACACTCGCTACTGCATAATCTGATTTTTTAATGTCGCTTCGGCGCGTTTTAAAACGTCATCAACAGAATCGCCTTTCAGTAATGCAGGTATTTCAGCAGCAATGGCGTTATCAACTTCCTGGGTATACATTCCGTAGGAAACCTGTGGAATTTCAGTCACCCATTTAGAGAAATCAGCAAACACGGGCTGACCACCAAAGAACGGATCCTTTACTGCATAAGCAGGGCCGGAAGTGGCGGGAAGGAAGGTGGCGAGCGCACCGCGATCAACCAAAAGGGTTTGATACATATTGCTATCTGCCGCAAAGGTTTTCTGCAAAAATTCAATCGCCTGTTTAGTATTTTTGCCACCTTTTAAGACATACCAGCTCGATCCCCCCTGATTGGAAGCATGTACCGCTTTATCGAGGTTCAACCGTGGGATCGGCGCGACACGCCATTTTCCTTTCTGATCTTCAGCACTTTTAATGGAGCCAATCACCCATACGCCAGAAACCACACTCGCCGATTTTCCGGCATTAAAGCTCCCGACAAAACTCGACCAGCCTGAGATAGGACGTGCAATTTTCGCGTCATTAATCGCTTTAATCGTTTTTAACGTTTCTTTCAGTGCATTGTTTTTGGTGAGATTGAGTTGTCCTTGATTATCGAAGAACCATTCTCCACCGGACTGCATCATAATATGAGGGAGAACCACATCATTCATATCGTAGGTCAGCATATCAACACCGGTTTTCGCTTTTACCTGCTTACCGATCTCAATATATTTATCCCAGGTAATATTCACCATATCACTCTCTTTATATCCGGCAGCCTCCAGATAATCGAGTCGATAGAACATTCCCGCCACGCCGGAATCAAAAGGAACACCGTATACCTTATCCCCTACCGTCATCACTTTCGTTTTATAAGGTGCAAACTGGCTGTAATCGATAGCATCTTGTAATGGAATAAACGAATCAGGATAAGCCTGAAGATATTTCTGAGCATTATAATCTTCAATAAGCACAATATCAGGAAGCGAGTTTTTAACCCCTGAAGCCAACATGGTATTTAATTTCTGCTCAATATCTTCTTTACCTGAGTCGATCACTTTCAGACTAAAACTTGGATCGGCTTTTTTATATATCGACGATGCCTCATGCATTGCCGCAACATTGAAGTTAGGATCCCAGGCCCACACGGTGACTTCAGCAGCCAGGCTGTGACTCGATAAGCCCAGCGTGAGGAATGAAACTGCAAATAGGGTAGATACTTTATTCTTGATCTTCATCAGAGCAGTCCTTCTTTA
The nucleotide sequence above comes from Pectobacterium brasiliense. Encoded proteins:
- a CDS encoding carbohydrate ABC transporter permease; translated protein: MMYKPKMNRLYNINGWAFVATAVGLIALMTIYPIFKSLWLSFQSGRGVVTQFVGLGNVIRLFSDPMFKTALWNTLTFLVIQVPIMILLSLAISSCLNSSQLKYRQWFRIAIFLPCVTSLVAYSILFKSMFELDGVINSFLLFIHVIDDPIPWLSDPFWAKVTIIIAITWRWTGYNMIFYLSAMQNIDKSIYEAARVDGVSPIKQFFFITIPLLKPVILFTSVTSTIGTLQLFDEVMNITNGGPANATLTLSLYIYNLSFKFVPNFGYAATVSYVIVVFSAILALIQFKAARKG
- a CDS encoding ABC transporter substrate-binding protein, with translation MKIKNKVSTLFAVSFLTLGLSSHSLAAEVTVWAWDPNFNVAAMHEASSIYKKADPSFSLKVIDSGKEDIEQKLNTMLASGVKNSLPDIVLIEDYNAQKYLQAYPDSFIPLQDAIDYSQFAPYKTKVMTVGDKVYGVPFDSGVAGMFYRLDYLEAAGYKESDMVNITWDKYIEIGKQVKAKTGVDMLTYDMNDVVLPHIMMQSGGEWFFDNQGQLNLTKNNALKETLKTIKAINDAKIARPISGWSSFVGSFNAGKSASVVSGVWVIGSIKSAEDQKGKWRVAPIPRLNLDKAVHASNQGGSSWYVLKGGKNTKQAIEFLQKTFAADSNMYQTLLVDRGALATFLPATSGPAYAVKDPFFGGQPVFADFSKWVTEIPQVSYGMYTQEVDNAIAAEIPALLKGDSVDDVLKRAEATLKNQIMQ